The segment ACTGAGATATTCCTCCTCACagccatggcctatgaccgctatgtggccatctgtagACCCCTGCACTACACAACCATCATGGGTCAGTGGAAGTGTGGCTTGCTGGccggggcctcctgggtggctggCTTCCTGCATTCCATCCTACAGACACTCCTGACAGTCCAGCTGCCCTTTTGTGGGCCCAATGAGATTGACAACTTCTTCTGTGATGTTCATCCCTTGCTGAAGCTGGCCTGTGCAGACACCTATGTGGTGGGGCTCATTGTGGTGGCCAACAGTGGCATGATCTCTTTGGTGTCCTTTATCATCCTTATCATCTCCTATGTGGTCATCTTGTTGAACCTGAGACACCAGTCATCTGAGGGCCGGCGCAAGGCTCTGTCCACATGTGGCTCACACATCATCACGGTCATTTTGGTCCTCGTGCCCCCCATGTTCATGTACATTCgtccctccaccaccctggctgCTGACAAACTTGTCATCCTCTTTAACATCGTCATGCCACCTTTGCTGAACCCTCTGATCTACACGTTGAGGAATAATGAGGTGAAAAATGCCATGAGGAAACTGTTTAGGGTACAAGGGAGTACAGGGGAGAAGTGACAGTCCAGGGAATCTCATTAAGCCTGGAACTTGGGAGACTTCCCATCTTGTAGCATCTCCAATTTAATGCTTGTAATGACAActgtgtaataataataatcccacaTATTCCTTCAACCTTTCattcattaagtatttattgTCTGCAGTCAGTGAGGCATTGGGGATATGAATAAAAGTAAGATGTAACCTCTACCCCACAAGAGGATCACAGTACAGGAGGCTCTTAGTGATACCGAAGGGCTCATTCAGGAAACCTGTGAGGTCTATAATTGAGGGAACCTCCAGGAAGGCTGAGTAGCTCATCTACAACCATGGAGAATACTACTACATAATTCCTTTATTGTGGCTAACATAGTGCTCAATGACATTTATTCTCTCATGACCTCCAAGTCACTTTATTTGTGGTCCTTCATTTCATGCTCTCAGCCGgcagatgaataaataagtgtAGAGAGGTTATAGGATTGACCCCAAGTCACCAAATAGACCCTGAGCCAGGTGAAGACCAGAATGTAGGTCCCCTAAGTCCACTTTCAGGGCACTCCTCACCTCAGAACATCTTGACAAAGACCGTGTGAAAATTAATACAGGGGGTCCTCACTgaaatggagtcaggaggccagcagggggagcacTCATGCCCTATCACCATGGTCCTCAAAAGCAGAGTCCACAGGAAAAGAGGACGGTAGAAGGCCATACAGCTTTACTATCCCTGCAGGAGGAAGAAAGTCCGCTCTGCTCCAGGCAGCAGCCCAACAAATGAGAGACAGccacagctcagccaatgaaaagACACTATGCTGAgaactcccagtttactccaatgaATTTTGTGTTTAGAACAGCcactgccccccacaccccccccccttcctctatAAAAGAGTGTTCCTTTCCTTAATTTCAGGGATTTATCTGTGGTTTCCCATGGTTATCTAATTCTGGGTTGCAATTCTGTGCTATTCCCCTTTAAACCGGTTTTTGCTGGTAAGATAatgggcagttttatttttaaggttaacaactGAGTGAATGGACACTGGGCAGGACGGACCAGGAAGTTTTGAAGGACCAAGGATTGGTGGTGACCAGTGAGGATGGAGAACAGAGCCGGGGAAGGCTAGTTGTCAGCACTTTTCTCTCTCCAGCAGAGCAGGGACTGTGGCCCCTGATGAGggcaacaaagacaagaaaaatgtagtttaaattaaatctccttacagCTTGCATTGCACTGATACCAGAGACCTACAGTGAATAACTGCCTCAAGGAGTTTCTTGCTGCCTTAATGtctacatttcattaaaaattaaaggcaacCTTACCTTGACAATAGCTAAATCTTCAGGGTCTTGTAAGACCCTGCTTTCACCATACAGAAA is part of the Felis catus isolate Fca126 chromosome D1, F.catus_Fca126_mat1.0, whole genome shotgun sequence genome and harbors:
- the LOC101099147 gene encoding olfactory receptor 4S1; protein product: MSCYSSDQFSRCARWFGVDLAAFQGQEKQKTSMLLCHLGPSPQTGPVLESFRPENSFLIPWIVETFLYHIICVLAELTTFFVLREAMGTKNNVTEFVLFGLFQSREMQYVCFVVFSLFHVLTILGNLLVIITINASKTLKAPMYFFLSHLSFADMCYPSATTPKMIADTFVERKTISFNGCMTQLFSAHFFGGTEIFLLTAMAYDRYVAICRPLHYTTIMGQWKCGLLAGASWVAGFLHSILQTLLTVQLPFCGPNEIDNFFCDVHPLLKLACADTYVVGLIVVANSGMISLVSFIILIISYVVILLNLRHQSSEGRRKALSTCGSHIITVILVLVPPMFMYIRPSTTLAADKLVILFNIVMPPLLNPLIYTLRNNEVKNAMRKLFRVQGSTGEK